A genomic region of Mugil cephalus isolate CIBA_MC_2020 chromosome 5, CIBA_Mcephalus_1.1, whole genome shotgun sequence contains the following coding sequences:
- the LOC125007883 gene encoding septin-8-A-like isoform X1 — protein sequence MAAGDIDVFANEEKRNVELGGHVGFDSLPDQLVSKSVAQGFCFNILCVGETGIGKSTLMNTLFNTMFENEEASHYEQEVQLRPQTYDLQESNVNLKLTIVHSVGFGDQINKEDSYKPILEYIDAQFEKYLEEELKIKRSLFNYHDTRIHICLYFVAPTGHSLKSLDLVTMKKLDSKVNIIPVIAKADTVSRSELDKLKIKIMSELVSNGVQIYQFPTEDEAVAEINSSMNTHLPFAVVGSVEDVKVGNKMVKARLYPWGSVQVENENHCDFVKLREMLLRVNMEDLREQTHARHYELYRRCKLEEMGFKDTGPDSQSFSLQETYEAKRKEFLVELQRKEEEMRQMFVNKVKETEAELKEKEKELHERFEQLKRMHQEEKKNLEEKRRELEEEMNAFNRRKVAAETLMGQALQGCSQQPFKKDKDKKNFFSLPSACSLTSGRNLN from the exons ATGGCGGCCGGTGACATAGATGTCTTCGCA AATGAAGAAAAGCGAAACGTGGAGCTCGGCGGCCATGTGGGCTTTGACAGTCTTCCAGATCAGCTCGTCAGTAAATCGGTTGCTCAGGGATTCTGCTTCAACATCCTCTGTGTGG GCGAGACGGGGATAGGGAAGTCGACACTGATGAACACTCTCTTCAATACGATGTTTGAAAACGAGGAAGCCAGCCACTATGAGCAAGAGGTGCAGCTTCGCCCACAGACGTATGACCTGCAGGAGAGCAATGTCAACCTAAAGCTGACCATTGTGCACTCTGTGGGCTTTGGGGACCAGATCAACAAAGAGGACAG ctatAAACCCATTCTTGAATATATCGACGCCCAGTTCGAGAAGTACCTCGAAGAGGAGCTGAAAATAAAGCGATCCCTCTTCAACTACCACGACACGAGGATCCACATCTGCCTGTATTTCGTCGCTCCCACCGGACACTCGCTGAAGTCCCTCGACCTCGTCACCATGAAGAAACTGGACAGCAAG GTGAACATCATCCCTGTTATTGCGAAGGCCGACACCGTGTCCAGGAGTGAACTGGACAAATTAAAGATCAAGATTATGAGTGAGCTGGTCAGCAATGGGGTGCAGATATATCAGTTTCCTACAGAGGATGAGGCTGTTGCGGAGATCAACTCCTCCATGAAT ACTCATCTTCCCTTTGCTGTGGTTGGAAGCGTAGAAGACGTTAAAGTAGGAAATAAGATGGTGAAAGCGAGGCTGTATCCATGGGGATCAGTGCAGG TGGAGAACGAAAACCACTGCGATTTCGTGAAGCTGAGGGAGATGCTGCTGCGTGTGAACATGGAGGATCTCCGGGAGCAAACACACGCCCGACACTATGAGCTGTACCGCCGCTGCAAGCTGGAAGAGATGGGCTTCAAGGACACGGGGCCTGACAGCCAGTCGTTCAG CCTCCAGGAGACGTATGAAGCCAAGAGGAAGGAGTTCCTCGTGGAGCTGCAGCgcaaagaggaagagatgaggCAGATGTTCGTCAACAAAGTCAAGGAGACAGAAGcggagctgaaagaaaaagaaaaagag CTCCACGAGAGGTTCGAGCAGCTCAAGCGGATGCAccaggaggaaaagaaaaatctggaggagaaaagacgAGAGCTGGAAGAAGAGATGAACGCCTTCAACAGGCGAAAGGTTGCGGCTGAGACACTGATGGGACAGGCGCTCCAGGGCTGCTCGCAACAGCCGTTCAAGAAGGACAAGGACAAAAAGAA CTTCTTTAGTCTTCCATCTGCGTGCTCCTTAACCTCAGGAAGGAATTTGAATTAG
- the LOC125007883 gene encoding septin-8-A-like isoform X2: MAAGDIDVFANEEKRNVELGGHVGFDSLPDQLVSKSVAQGFCFNILCVGETGIGKSTLMNTLFNTMFENEEASHYEQEVQLRPQTYDLQESNVNLKLTIVHSVGFGDQINKEDSYKPILEYIDAQFEKYLEEELKIKRSLFNYHDTRIHICLYFVAPTGHSLKSLDLVTMKKLDSKVNIIPVIAKADTVSRSELDKLKIKIMSELVSNGVQIYQFPTEDEAVAEINSSMNTHLPFAVVGSVEDVKVGNKMVKARLYPWGSVQVENENHCDFVKLREMLLRVNMEDLREQTHARHYELYRRCKLEEMGFKDTGPDSQSFSLQETYEAKRKEFLVELQRKEEEMRQMFVNKVKETEAELKEKEKELHERFEQLKRMHQEEKKNLEEKRRELEEEMNAFNRRKVAAETLMGQALQGCSQQPFKKDKDKKN, encoded by the exons ATGGCGGCCGGTGACATAGATGTCTTCGCA AATGAAGAAAAGCGAAACGTGGAGCTCGGCGGCCATGTGGGCTTTGACAGTCTTCCAGATCAGCTCGTCAGTAAATCGGTTGCTCAGGGATTCTGCTTCAACATCCTCTGTGTGG GCGAGACGGGGATAGGGAAGTCGACACTGATGAACACTCTCTTCAATACGATGTTTGAAAACGAGGAAGCCAGCCACTATGAGCAAGAGGTGCAGCTTCGCCCACAGACGTATGACCTGCAGGAGAGCAATGTCAACCTAAAGCTGACCATTGTGCACTCTGTGGGCTTTGGGGACCAGATCAACAAAGAGGACAG ctatAAACCCATTCTTGAATATATCGACGCCCAGTTCGAGAAGTACCTCGAAGAGGAGCTGAAAATAAAGCGATCCCTCTTCAACTACCACGACACGAGGATCCACATCTGCCTGTATTTCGTCGCTCCCACCGGACACTCGCTGAAGTCCCTCGACCTCGTCACCATGAAGAAACTGGACAGCAAG GTGAACATCATCCCTGTTATTGCGAAGGCCGACACCGTGTCCAGGAGTGAACTGGACAAATTAAAGATCAAGATTATGAGTGAGCTGGTCAGCAATGGGGTGCAGATATATCAGTTTCCTACAGAGGATGAGGCTGTTGCGGAGATCAACTCCTCCATGAAT ACTCATCTTCCCTTTGCTGTGGTTGGAAGCGTAGAAGACGTTAAAGTAGGAAATAAGATGGTGAAAGCGAGGCTGTATCCATGGGGATCAGTGCAGG TGGAGAACGAAAACCACTGCGATTTCGTGAAGCTGAGGGAGATGCTGCTGCGTGTGAACATGGAGGATCTCCGGGAGCAAACACACGCCCGACACTATGAGCTGTACCGCCGCTGCAAGCTGGAAGAGATGGGCTTCAAGGACACGGGGCCTGACAGCCAGTCGTTCAG CCTCCAGGAGACGTATGAAGCCAAGAGGAAGGAGTTCCTCGTGGAGCTGCAGCgcaaagaggaagagatgaggCAGATGTTCGTCAACAAAGTCAAGGAGACAGAAGcggagctgaaagaaaaagaaaaagag CTCCACGAGAGGTTCGAGCAGCTCAAGCGGATGCAccaggaggaaaagaaaaatctggaggagaaaagacgAGAGCTGGAAGAAGAGATGAACGCCTTCAACAGGCGAAAGGTTGCGGCTGAGACACTGATGGGACAGGCGCTCCAGGGCTGCTCGCAACAGCCGTTCAAGAAGGACAAGGACAAAAAGAA TTGA
- the sowahab gene encoding ankyrin repeat domain-containing protein SOWAHB: MSLTQESVLSFLLERGGKVKNSELLNNFGSLINCGDPAEKLHNRDLFKRLVNSVAVVKQMDGAKFVVVKKRYQDFVREDASVKTHAEDSFSSPNASFSYASPRRAESARIIYSDIENNNVCCPSGVNGNYYEDAKHAHAESVQKRRLSSRSVNSADTTTVKVLNISGDQGSRAGKSGAVFAVIAVKSPPRDSSAAQEGLHHQVQQHKTSHQHSARENKVSANLNSLKKDALRESKCWKSRQTEETLLPGFPDARPQDKTTTPAGEAKYSDSVPLEPLAHEWLVKCASGLWGHINALLLRDTRLAQRKDFMSGFTALHWAAKDGNGEMIHKLMDVSRRRGTHVNVNSKAHGGYTPLHIAAIHGHAEVIVLLVQTYGANVNERDDDGKKACHYLGKGVPAEVRALLGGGRQGKKAVEEEEEYREHTKGFNTISKLFHPHMGKKQKTNKFAHDW, from the coding sequence ATGTCTTTGACCCAAGAATCCGTGTTGTCTTTTTTACTGGAGCGCGGGGGCAAAGTGAAAAACTCGGAGCTGCTGAATAATTTCGGGAGCCTCATCAACTGCGGTGATCCCGCGGAAAAGCTGCACAATAGAGACCTTTTCAAGAGGCTGGTGAACAGCGTCGCCGTGGTCAAACAGATGGACGGGGCGAAGTTTGTGGTCGTGAAGAAACGGTACCAGGACTTTGTTAGAGAGGACGCGTCGGTGAAAACGCACGCGGAGGACAGTTTCTCGAGCCCGAACGCGAGCTTTTCTTACGCGTCTCCGCGTCGAGCGGAGTCCGCCAGGATCATTTACTCGGACATCGAAAACAATAACGTGTGCTGTCCCTCCGGAGTGAATGGCAATTATTATGAGGATGCCAAACACGCGCACGCAGAGAGCGTGCAGAAAAGGAGGCTGTCATCGAGAAGTGTTAACAGCGCGGACACGACCACTGTCAAAGTCCTGAACATCTCCGGGGATCAGGGGAGCAGAGCGGGGAAGTCTGGAGCTGTGTTCGCTGTCATTGCGGTAAAATCCCCTCCGAGGGATTCTTCAGCAGCACAGGAGGGGTTGCACCACCAAGTTCAGCAGCACAAAACTTCACACCAACATAGTGcaagagaaaacaaagtttCTGCAAATCTGAATTCTCTCAAGAAGGACGCACTGAGAGAATCCAAATGTTGGAAAAGCAGACAGACGGAGGAGACACTGCTCCCTGGCTTTCCAGACGCGAGGCCCCAAGACAAGACCACCACACCAGCAGGAGAAGCCAAGTACTCTGACTCTGTGCCGTTGGAGCCATTAGCCCATGAGTGGTTGGTGAAGTGTGCGTCTGGACTGTGGGGTCACATAAATGCTCTGCTGCTGCGTGACACACGGTTGGCCCAGAGGAAAGACTTCATGTCCGGCTTCACAGCTCTGCACTGGGCTGCCAAGGACGGCAACGGCGAGATGATACACAAGCTCATGGACGTCTCCAGGAGGAGAGGCACCCACGTGAACGTCAACAGCAAGGCGCACGGAGGATACACGCCTTTGCACATCGCAGCCATACACGGCCACGCTGAAGTCATTGTTTTGCTCGTGCAAACCTACGGCGCTAACGTGAACGAAAGGGACGACGACGGGAAGAAGGCCTGCCACTACCTGGGGAAAGGCGTGCCGGCCGAGGTCCGAGCGCTTCTGGGTGGAGGGCGGCAGGGCAAGAaggcagtggaggaggaggaggagtacagGGAGCATACGAAAGGATTCAACACAATTAGTAAACTGTTCCATCCTCACATggggaagaaacaaaagacaaataagttTGCTCACGACTGGTAA
- the gdf9 gene encoding growth/differentiation factor 9, translated as MENQTLMSAVLRCFCTVTLVLLVTSSFPLLRSSLGASSALHNLGDFTYPYDSIFSPLVKALSEHGGSRWNPGLKKKMKPEHKYMKYLKEVFKMSSRGKRIVDGNKIYNTVRLIKPQDECLAQRNRESFMQDLSYSLDQVRTKEQLLKSALLYNFDHDHPTPVSSVCYLSIKEREQSNQCQLCPGIHRAVNFTAGADGKSWRNWVEVDITVFLQPLLKFQKKNIHLLLNITCPEEQRVGADGRKGPLEFTLRSPPLLLYLNDTSKIAHQRPPAGSNTFQKPMVFKPEKDKKRRWKRESPKSKRGDKSLDIHLPELLPSSEFPTSDCALYDFRVKFSQLKLDHWIVFPPKYNPRYCRGICPMAVGFFYGSPFHTMVQNLIYERLDSSVPRPSCIPSHYSPLSVMIFEEDGSYATKDIENMIATRCTCR; from the exons ATGGAAAACCAAACGCTGATGTCAGCTGTCCTGCGCTGTTTTTGCACCGTTACGCTGGTGCTGCTCGTCACCAGCAGCTTCCCGCTGCTTAGGTCTTCTCTGGGAGCCTCCAGTGCGCTGCACAACCTGGGCGACTTCACGTACCCGTACGACAGCATCTTCTCCCCGCTGGTCAAGGCGCTGTCAGAGCACGGGGGGTCGAGGTGGAACCCGGgcctgaagaagaagatgaaaccCGAGCACAAGTACATGAAATACCTGAAGGAGGTCTTCAAGATGTCCTCCAGGGGGAAGAGGATCGTGGACGGGAATAAAATCTACAACACTGTCCGATTGATCAAGCCGCAGGACGAGTGTCTTGCGCAGAGAAATAGAG AAAGTTTTATGCAGGATTTGTCCTACAGCCTTGACCAAGTCAGGACGAAAGAGCAGCTTCTGAAGTCGGCCCTGCTGTACAACTTTGACCACGACCACCCGACACCCGTCAGCTCTGTGTGTTACCTGAGCATCAAGGAGCGGGAGCAGTCGAACCAGTGCCAGTTGTGTCCCGGGATCCACCGTGCGGTGAACTTCACAGCCGGTGCGGACGGCAAGAGCTGGAGGAACTGGGTGGAGGTTGACATTACCGTGTTTCTTCAGCCTCTCTTAAAGTTTCAGAAGAAGAATATACACCTGCTCCTCAACATCACCTGCCCGGAGGAACAAAGAGTCGGGGCCGACGGGCGCAAAGGCCCCCTGGAGTTCACCCTGAGgtcccctcctctgctcctttaCCTCAACGACACCAGCAAAATCGCCCACCAGAGGCCCCCAGCTGgatcaaacacatttcagaagCCGATGGTTTTTAAACCAGAAAAGGATAAGAAGAGGAGATGGAAGAGAGAATCTCCAAAGAGCAAACGAGGAGATAAAAGCCTGGACATCCACCTGCCGGAGCTTCTTCCAAGTTCCGAATTCCCGACCAGTGACTGTGCGTTGTATGATTTCAGGGTGAAATTCAGTCAGCTCAAACTGGACCACTGGATTGTTTTCCCACCAAAGTACAACCCCAGGTACTGCAGAGGCATCTGCCCAATGGCTGTGGGCTTCTTCTATGGCTCACCCTTCCACACCATGGTGCAAAACCTCATCTATGAGAGGCTTGACTCCTCTGTGCCCAGACCCTCATGCATCCCCTCCCACTACAGCCCCCTGAGTGTCATGATCTTCGAAGAGGACGGCTCTTACGCCACCAAGGACATCGAAAACATGATCGCCACCAGATGCACGTGTCGCTAA
- the LOC125008710 gene encoding cytochrome b-c1 complex subunit 8 has translation MGLKFGNLTRVRHTITYSLSPFEQRAFPNYFSKGIPNVWRRFKSSVFKVAPPMVVLYMTYTWCNSVHRESKRKNPADYANEE, from the exons ATGGGACTCAAGTTTGGAAACTTGACCAGGGtcagacacacaatcacataCAGTCTGTCCCCCTTTGAGCAGAGGGCTTTCCCCAACTACTTCAGCAAGGGAATCCCTAATGTATGGAGGAGATTCAAGTCCTCTGTCTTCAAAGTTGCCCCCC caatgGTGGTCCTGTACATGACATACACCTGGTGCAACAGCGTGCATCGGGAGAGCAAGAGGAAGAACCCTGCTGACTATGCGAATGAAGAATAA